The DNA region AAATATTAGCTGTATAGTGTGAGATAACATGATTAATACATATGATAGTTGTCAATAGAAAAATCAGAGATCCCCTGCACAGCTGTATTATTCATCCAGGTGATAATCACAGGTGATATGAAAAGCATAAAAATAGAAGAAAGGGCTTTGTCCCACACCAGTGAGAACATGCTATAAATATCgagaatgttttcatttttgctgtGCAGCAACTTAAATAGTTATGTCCTCTAACGTTTAGGTAACCTTTGCTATACAGTAATTGCACCTGTATAACAAAACTGCTAAACTTTCAAACTGTTGTTTCCAAAATTCCTCTTTGCCTTCTATCTGTGCACTTTTAGCGAAATCCCATGCTGACTAGTCTGGGTGTGCTGGAGGAGCCATTAGGGAACACTCGTCTGCACGTAGCCAGACTGGTGGCCTCTCTGCTGTATACCAGCTCTGCTAGCCACGCGGTCGTAGCACAGGAACTCTGCCGACTCAATACAATGGACCTGCTTCTGGTGAGATGTGCAAGCATGCTGCATATAATACAAAGTCGAGGAAGTGACAGATGCTAAACGTCcctttggaaaatgtttttcaggaCTTGTTCTTCAAGTATACATGGAACAACTTCCTGCACCTCCAAGTGGAGCTTTGTGTTGCTGCCATCCTTCGGCCCTGCGCCCATGAAATGAGACTTCAGCCTGGTTTGGGATCCCAGGAAAAATTCAACCCTCATCAGGATGCTTCACAAGAGCAGGCTTTGACTGAAACCCCTTCTGAACCTTCAGTCACCCCTGAAAACTCTGCACATAATCTAATGGTGACTCATGTAGGtgtctctgcttgtgtttgaaGCAAGAGGCGTACATGGTATTTGATCTACTGGTCTTTTGGAATTAAAACAATTGactgtatttctctctttcacaagTTGTTTCAGCACTGCCACCTTGTCCAGAGGATTCTAGAGGCTTGGGAAGAGAATGATAAAATACAGTAAGGAACTTTTAAATAATTGCATGATGTTGTTTTGCTATGCCTATTTAGCCAATGGTCTTTCCTTAGTGTGGCTCTTCTGTGTTCAGGTCAGAAGGTGGTATGAGAAGAGGGTACATGGGACATCTGACCAGGATTGCCAACACAGTGGTCCACAACCTGGAGAAGGGCCCGGTTCACACGCAGATTAGTAGCCTcatcacaggtgtgtgtggacatgtgcACTCACATTCCTATGTGGAAAAAAGTGAATTCACACCACTCTACTGGATTGCGTCTTTCTTAAttctgttgttcttgtgtttctggATGTAGGTCTGCCTGAGGACTACAGAGGGCGCTGGGAAACCTTTGTGGACCAGACCCTGTCAGAGACCAATAGGAAGAACACCATAGAtctggtaaacacacacacacatgctcatctacagtatatgaaagCTTtttgtaatcacacacacacactcaaacttcTAATGTGGCATTTGTGGTGGTTTTTCCTTGTCCAGGTTGGCACTGGAAACCCACGCCCTTCCTCAGAGGATGATATGGAGAGCCCTTTCCCTAAAGAACTGACACTACAACAGGTACCCATACATCAGCACGCACACGCAAAATATTGAGGGCTTCTGTTATGAGAGATAGTAATCTAATTCAAGTTGTGATGTGTATTTTAGGCCTTTTCAGACTACCAGATCCAGCAGATGACGGCTAACTTTGTGGATCAGTTTGGCTTCAATGATGAGGAGTTTACTGATCATGACGACAGCATTGGGTAAATGAACTGTCATTCCTCTCTGTATGACAGCGAACTATTGTTATTGTGTGTCAGTTTAGTGACTTCTACTGTTATTGCAGGGCAACGTTTGACCGAATTGCTGAGATCAATATCAACATTGAAGCAGGCCAGGACAGTGTGAGTTTATTTAGATTCTTCATACAAATGTATTCACACATTTGTTCGATGAAGTTGCATTTCTGTAATGCTTGGgggctttgtcttttttttttacgatgcattaattaattttatGGCCACAAGGGGcccaaaaaaaatataaacaacctgacaaacacacagcctcCACATATCAACACCCTACAATTGCCTACCTACACATCCCGCAGACAGGTTTCCCTTCCTTTTACATtacagtcatttgattcaatgCTAATGCATCAAAAATATTGATGGTTCAAGATTTAGCCTTCATCTTAGCATTTGTTATGCAGCATTATGAATATTGCTGTACACTGATTAAacttaacacattttatttttccgCTTGTCCTTTGCAGGCTAATACAGCTGTGTTTGAGGCCTGTTCCAAGGAGAGGATTCAGCCCTTTGACGATGATGAAGAGGACATttgggaggagaaagagatCAACTTTGCAACACAAACTAAGTCCCGTAACAGGTAGACACACAACAGTAAATACAGATGCCCTCAACATCAGTATTATGCTTAGAAGTTGCATAATGTatgtgaattattattatatgtgaacatgttttgtttgattcaAGGTTTGGAGGATCGCGGCCATCCAAGAGCCAAGCAGCCAGTAAAGCTTGTGATGGGACAGCAGCTTCTGGCTCTGAGGTCTCTGACAGAACAGCAGACTCAGActctgaggagggagaggatcCTAAAGATGACCTGGATCCTTTCTTAAGCCAGGGCCAGACCGAGGCAACAAAGAGTGAGAAACATTATATTGTATAGCAACGCACTACTGTTTTGCCCTATATGTAAAGCAGGTTTTGAGCTGGTGTCTCATGTTGACATTATGGTGCTGTTTATTCTCAGGCACTGGCTGGATAGCAGACTTTGGGGAGGTGAACTCAAAGGCTCCTGCTGCAGGAGTGGGCTTTTCAGCCTGGGACACTCCAGACTCCCAACCAGCTGCCACAGAGGCCGAGGAGAAAGGATGGGCCAAGTTCACCGACTTCCAGCCTTTCTGTTGGTGAGTTTTATTTGAGAAACTGCTCTTAAAGAATCTTACAGCTTTGTTTTGATAAAACTATTGTGCCAATATAaggataataacaataataataatacttttgcATTACCCTTTCTTTCAGTAATTATAAAACTACACATTGAGGTTCAATAAAGAAATTGTAGTGATTATTGAATGAGCATAGACTGTATTTGAAGAAAAGGCCCAGCGTAGGCATAATGCAAGTTGGCATCTATATCTGAAATTTATTTGAAGttaaacaaacaattattttttaacaattcaaaagcacttttttttagCACAGGCAGCCATAGACAGCCACTATGACGGGGACAAAGTCACCCTTTAATTGCAatggctgtgtgtctgtagttTATTGGCTGTTCTGTGTTATCTGCAGGTTTTCTTATCTGTGTGACTTATATCCCCAGCTCTGAAACAGGCCCCAGATGCAGCTCTCCTGTGGACTCGGAGCTCCGCGGATCAGACAACGCCAAAGCAAACCAGAACCGTGAGTTGCTGCAGCATGGCTATTTgagaaataatgtaaaatgtaaatgttcattAATACAATATTCATACgcaaaatgataaataatattttaaggGCCCCAGTTTTCATCATTGGTGTACAATGCCTATTCAACTCCATATATCATGGTCTGCAATTGAATGTAAATTCTGCACATTCAACTACTTATGTCATGGGCTTTAAAAAACTGTGGCATGCTTAAAATGAATATAGTCAGAGGATAAACTAAATTATAACCCACATAATAAGTAAACCCAAAGTAAGGTGATGGTAATATTAACCACACCTACATGCATTTGGCAGTTCTTACCTACACCTCTTAGTCTCTTACGTCTGTGATGAGTTGACAGTGACACAAGTGTACATGTGAAAGTCAGATGATTTCTTCTATCCTTCACTctctgcagcgtgtgtgtggagtgtgtgcgTGGCGAGAAAAGCTCCTCTGGTGGCATCAGACAGctcttcctccagcagctcagacagcGATGAAGAACAAGGCAAGACAGGGTCTGCAACCAGTGAGACGGTCACCACAGAGACCATCACCACGGGGGCTGGCAAGGAGACCATTCGGCTCACAGTGGACGCCAAAAACGAGAGGGCAGTCTtcagcaggtacacacactcacacttgaATGGTGTGCAGCTGCTCTGTCTCGATTGGTGCAGTGTTTCCCCGTATCCTATTGTGCTTTCAAGTGCTTTTATAGAGCCcttctttccctttcccttccAATTTTTTCCCTCCAACTTCTTTCCTCACAATTTTACTTCCACCTTCTCTGTTTGTTCTGATATtgccctcctcctgtctgttccctcctttctccccctGACTCCAGAGTATTCAGACCAGCAGTCAGACGGTATGTTGTGCTTGAGGTCCTCTGCTCTGGAGTGTGGAATGTTTTCCTGAAGTCGTGTGAAGGATTTAAAAGGCCATCATTAGAACAGATGTgccacatgtttttgtttgcttgttgcaTTTAACAGGATGTGATGTAACCGTTCCTTGTGCCATAATTCAGGGCAAGCCTAATTCATCACAAAAATGTACTAACCCACAACTTGGAAACTCCTACGCAAGGCGTATCCCATATTCTCAATATGACCCTGTAATTCTCAAACACCACTGGCCTCAATGACGACCTGCGGCATGAAATGGTCCTCTCAGCATTTTATAAATCAGATAGCGGTCTGATGTCTTACTTCTGCAATTACACCAAAAGATGAGAGCAGTGTATGACTACTCACTGTGGTTATATGATACAGATAATTCTTATGTCAGTCATAACATTAATAAGACTCaagttgatttgatttgttttctttcagagcACCCACACTACTAACAGTATGTTGGATAGCATGCTATGAACAGAAGTTGCGACCAATCCAGCATATCAACATTCTAACAAATCAACACATACAAGTTACTAACAAACAGTGCACCTACAAGCATGCTACAATTAAAGAGATCCTACTTTGGAATTTGAGAGTAACTGCCTTAGCACAAGCCTTAGCAACTGTGTGCACAACTCACTTGGATTGTGGTCAGTCGCAGCCAGGCCTGCCATGTGTTGGCAGTAACAGAAGAGTGGATGCACGGGTTGCTGTACGCGCTGGGGATGGTAATGACCAGCGTGGACAGCTGAAAGCAGACAACTGTGGTGAAATCTAGCCAATAGCAGAAACTAGCATCTGCAGTTTGTTCTTTACGAGATGAGTCCAGGTGACAACAATCCCTGGCAGTCCCTCTAGTTCGTTAcagctttatttgttttttgcagcGAAGCAGATAAGGTGCCAGTGGAGGGATTCTCCATCAAAGACAAAGGGAAAGGCaaggagaaagacagcaaaaagggaaagaagCACGGAGACTGTCTCAGCCCAACTACCGCCAGTCCACCTACCCAGTCGGGGGCTGTCacacagtaagtgtgtgtgtgtttgtgtgtgtttatatacagcTCAATAAAGTCAGGGTGAGATCACCCCACAAAACTAATGCTTTAAATCCCTGGTAAAGCATCTCCCGAGAATGAGCCCTCCTGACATTTCTGACCTcgttttttttgcaatattaaaATTGGCAGCATTTCATTCACATTAACGGAGTGAAGCCGTCGTTACTGTCATTAGTTACACCTGTaatgacaagttaaaatgtatCGCTGATATAAACACTGACTGCTGTACATTTGTGTATATGACAACCACAAATGAACGAATGCATATATTTAAAggaatgcttttttttattgtcatagTTTCGGCCGTCTTCCTGTTTGTCGTAGTAACATTTTACTTTCCTAATCAATTGCTGAGATCTTAGGATGCAGCAACATTGCACAGGTTGTAAAGAGACCCTCAGTcttacatattacatattatgtagaaaaacatattttgaaatgtaactGCAATGAGTGCACCCAAAATGTCCGTTATAACAAGTCAGTAAAGTAGGGGTAAGGTCACTACACATAAGACAAATGCTTCAAATCGCTGCAGAGGCATCTTTCAAGTGTGACTCCTAGGACAAGACTCTAGATTATACTGTAGATCTATAGATAGATAAACTCTACATCTTTctcacagctgatgtttttgaCCTCTCCAACATAAGTGTGACCTTTTAATACGTAAGGTTATAAACCAAACTCCATTGTATGTCGCTGGTGCCAGAAGTCTATATAGCCGATATCTATATAGACCTTTGCAGATAAAATCAAACATGTCTGAATTTTcctttcagtcttttttctaATGTTCAGTATCttgcaatgtttttatttaattattattattttttatctcaCAGAGAGACGCAGCCCTCTGCTAATGGACCGGCCTAACGACGCagcacaggcgcacacacacacacacacacacacacacacacacacacacacatacacatgcttcACACCTGTCCATTCAACACCCAGCCATGCCACCTTTCCTTCCTGTTAGCAGCTCCCCAAtgcccttttttttgtctgaagaATGGGAGATCCTCAGTGTTGAGGTCAAACAGCCCTTAACAGCATGTATGCTGGATAACACAAATCTGCACATGGGTACTATTGATCTCTTCGGCACCTTCATGACATAATTACACCTGAACTGCTTCAAagaggaatgtgtgttttaaagaacattttgttgtgtCAGACCCACAAAGCCAAATTTTATTACATATGAGCtatttcaaaatgtgattttccCACTGAACTTGGGaaagtgatgatgtcactgagTGCCAGCTGTGGCACTTTAATCCACAAACACATAAGTCTGAAATTTGACCTTCATTAAATTCAGCATCAGAATTTCAGATCGTTTGAGCATGTTTGCTCTCTGGGCATTAAATCACAGCCCAGAGATTTTTTCTATCAGAGCATTTGACTGTTTACACTTTAGTAAAGAAACCTGTATTCAAATAATCAGCCAAGATTACAAAAGCCAAGATGCTTGCAAAGCTAGCTTTCAAAGTACATGCCAGGCAGACATTTTATTAGTGCTAATGTGTGAGTGATAATAGTTTGGCTTTTTTCATACATGTGACCTAAATCATTTCTCAATCCAACTAAGATTTCTTTGCTTTGATCATTTGGGACATAAACTCTCTCTTCTGTTATGTTTTTTAAGCATCAGATTTGGGAGCATCATGTGTCACTTCCTCCTCAAACCTCTGACAGATTCATGTAGttaagaggtgtgtgtgtgtgcgctgttgTATCCACGTGTGTagacgtgcatgtgtgtgtgtgtgtgtgtgtgtgtttgagctctGTCTGAGGTACAGAGGGCATTCTCAGGTCAAAGGAGAGGTATGCAGATACAAAGAAAGCACAcctgtgtaacacacacacacacacacacacacacagtgccacaCATGTATACGCAACCAAAACTatataaacatgcaaaaaaaaataagaaatacccCACAAGACACAGTGACGTGCACATACCAATTCATATCATCCTCAGAGctgtttaaatgtaatattgtgACATTTGAACCTGTATTAGGTTGTGGCTATTCTTGGTAACATGTAAACGTAATCTAAATGTAAacagtatatataaacattatatctATTTTTGGAATAAATCCAATGTATGGAAAGGCGGTTGTTTTGCAGGTTGCAGCgtgtgtattgtatgtgtgtgttgtaccgTTGAAATGAGGCAATAATGATGTCTGTGTTTCGGTTAATACCCCAGCATCAGTTCCTGTTCCTCTGCTACATGCTTCCTACATGGGGATTTGggagtgtgcatgtttgtgaatgtgagCCAGTAGGCGGGAGTATGTCCTTTGTGTTATTtacttaaaggataattccggTTTATTAGgacttgggtcttattttaattaatcagttttaaacaaaatacCAGGTTAGTCAGTCTGACAGGGAAGAGAAACCGAAggtaaacattaaaataataccAAAACTGTCCTTTGTAAACAGTGTAGAACTTTGACCTTTTAACATATCATTTGTGTGCACATACTTTCACGATGTAATGAGGGATTATTATCAACTAGAgtaaacaaatgtgttgttaaTCCAATTGTCAATCGACAGACCTATATTacgcaactattttgatcatcaaTAAGTcgttaaagtcatttttcaggcaaaaataccaaacatgacCTATTTCAGCTTCTTAATAttgaggatttgcagcttttctttgtctaatgTTAAATGAACTCAATATCTTtggtgttttggactgttagtctgaaaaaacaagcaatttgatggCAATACTTTGGGCTatgagaaattgtgatggacatttttcactatttcatgACAAGTTTATTGAGCgaacaatgaatcgattaaccagtaaaatactgaaaataatcattcaCTTCATGTTGTTAACATTTAGCTAGTTGAGTACAATCTAATCATAACCGATAGTTATCatggcaaaaacaacaaaaacaaggttgtaataaaccagaattatcctctAATAAGTTTGCGTGTGCCGGACAGTCATGCTTTACTTTATCTttctcctcgtctctctctttctcagggCAGGAGTTGACTTTAATTGCGTATATGCCTACGGAACGATTTACATAgattgttgtatttattttgaaagcactTTTTTTCGATAAGCACTTTTGGTTTGTATTTGGTGGCGCCAGGTTGCCGCCATATTATTCCCCACTCAACGAGGTGGGAATGTTTGACTTGAATGAGTGAATCATGTAGATACTTTAGAGAATACTTTTTTCTTCAATGCTTTCTGCCAAAGTGTGTCTTCCCAACCAGTGTTTAACTGGGTTTCATATCTGTGAAGTAGCCTCCTCTTCTTGCAATGGTCTCACAGGTCTAGATTTATCTAGGGCAGTCTTTGTTTGATCCcccatgttatttatttttttccatgttttttgaTGGAGTTATCAGCAGTAGGAGAGGATGCCACACGTCAAAGGAAGACTTTGAAGATTCATCTTAGAACACagatattttgattttatttgctcAGCGCTTTGAGCAGTTTGAAGTGGTTTGAAGCATTGGTTGAAGTCAAGgttagaggaggaaaaacagggcTGCTTTTTGTCAGGGTCTGTACAGGGTCAGAATATGTCATCCCGTCTTTCACCAAACCTAAGCACTGCGTCTGACCCttaccttttgtgttttttgtgtgtgtgtgtccttcacaTTGAgagcatggtgtgtgtgtgtgtagtgtagcTACGGGTATGATGTGATGTTATGCATAATGGCATGAGGTACAATACAGTCATCTTTAAGTGCCATTAAGTTTGCACA from Enoplosus armatus isolate fEnoArm2 chromosome 6, fEnoArm2.hap1, whole genome shotgun sequence includes:
- the ppp6r2b gene encoding serine/threonine-protein phosphatase 6 regulatory subunit 2, which codes for MFWKFDLHTSSHLEALLDKEDVTLTELMDEEDVLQECKAQNRRLLLFLCHDQCMQELVRMITTEPPAGVEETKRFKYPNIACELLTCDVGVINDKLGNEEPLLETLYAFLEQPSPLNPLLASFFSKTIGNLITRKTEQVLSFLRRKEGFLSLVLKHIDTSAMMDVLLRLISCVEPPPLRLETLTWLNEEKLAQRLIELIHPERDEERQSNASQTLCDIIRLSRDQANQLQEISQPDPLLTVLESQECVEQLLQNMFSGESTESCIVNGIQVLLTLLEIRRPVVDGVMDAQGFERSYTVNSSILLAIQPHLIHFHQLLLEPPKRNPMLTSLGVLEEPLGNTRLHVARLVASLLYTSSASHAVVAQELCRLNTMDLLLDLFFKYTWNNFLHLQVELCVAAILRPCAHEMRLQPGLGSQEKFNPHQDASQEQALTETPSEPSVTPENSAHNLMVTHLFQHCHLVQRILEAWEENDKIQSEGGMRRGYMGHLTRIANTVVHNLEKGPVHTQISSLITGLPEDYRGRWETFVDQTLSETNRKNTIDLVGTGNPRPSSEDDMESPFPKELTLQQAFSDYQIQQMTANFVDQFGFNDEEFTDHDDSIGATFDRIAEININIEAGQDSANTAVFEACSKERIQPFDDDEEDIWEEKEINFATQTKSRNRFGGSRPSKSQAASKACDGTAASGSEVSDRTADSDSEEGEDPKDDLDPFLSQGQTEATKSTGWIADFGEVNSKAPAAGVGFSAWDTPDSQPAATEAEEKGWAKFTDFQPFCCSETGPRCSSPVDSELRGSDNAKANQNPCVWSVCVARKAPLVASDSSSSSSSDSDEEQGKTGSATSETVTTETITTGAGKETIRLTVDAKNERAVFSRVFRPAVRREADKVPVEGFSIKDKGKGKEKDSKKGKKHGDCLSPTTASPPTQSGAVTQETQPSANGPA